One Candidatus Obscuribacterales bacterium genomic window carries:
- the wecB gene encoding UDP-N-acetylglucosamine 2-epimerase (non-hydrolyzing) encodes MKKRVMCVFGTRPEAVKLAPVVHALRASKKVEPIVVSTAQHREMLDQMMKWFEIEPQYDLNLMQHGQTLPELTSKVILGVDKLLTEAKPDMLLVQGDTVTVMAASLAAFYQKIPVGHVEAGLRTGDRYNPFPEEMARQQVGRLATLHFSPTQLAVDNLRREGITNHVYLTGNTVIDALKNTVSRLNGNLVDKNLFANADFDNKKVLLVTAHRRENWGTGMEEIAHALRQIADAHEDVQVLYAIHKNPVVRDSFKPIFKDHPRLILIEPLDYLPFVYALQKCHFVLTDSGGIQEEAPTFGKPVLVMRTNTERPEAVTAGSSKLVGVTREGIFEAANTLLKDAGAYKTMSTVVNPFGDGKASERIVEAIEKYLE; translated from the coding sequence ATGAAAAAGCGCGTAATGTGTGTTTTTGGCACTCGACCGGAAGCTGTAAAGCTGGCGCCGGTTGTCCATGCTTTGCGGGCGTCTAAGAAAGTCGAGCCGATTGTTGTGTCAACGGCGCAGCATCGAGAAATGCTTGATCAGATGATGAAGTGGTTCGAGATTGAGCCACAATACGATTTGAATTTGATGCAACACGGGCAAACATTGCCGGAGCTCACATCGAAAGTAATTCTTGGTGTCGACAAATTGTTGACCGAAGCCAAGCCGGATATGTTGCTAGTGCAAGGCGACACGGTGACGGTGATGGCGGCGTCACTCGCTGCTTTCTACCAGAAAATTCCTGTCGGACACGTTGAGGCAGGTCTTCGCACAGGCGATAGATACAATCCATTTCCGGAAGAAATGGCGCGACAACAAGTTGGACGTCTTGCGACTTTACACTTCTCGCCTACTCAACTTGCAGTAGACAATTTAAGACGTGAAGGAATTACCAATCACGTTTACCTAACTGGCAATACTGTTATTGATGCGTTGAAAAACACAGTATCTCGTCTCAACGGTAATCTCGTCGACAAGAATCTTTTCGCTAATGCGGATTTTGATAACAAGAAAGTGCTTTTGGTAACAGCCCACCGCAGAGAAAACTGGGGCACTGGCATGGAAGAAATTGCCCATGCTCTTCGTCAAATTGCCGATGCGCATGAAGATGTGCAAGTGCTTTATGCCATTCACAAAAATCCTGTCGTGCGTGATTCATTCAAGCCGATTTTCAAAGATCATCCAAGATTGATTCTCATCGAGCCTTTGGACTATTTGCCATTTGTTTATGCTCTGCAGAAGTGCCATTTCGTCTTAACCGACTCCGGCGGCATCCAGGAAGAAGCACCGACTTTCGGTAAGCCAGTGCTCGTCATGCGCACGAATACAGAGAGACCCGAAGCAGTTACTGCCGGCTCGTCCAAGTTAGTCGGCGTCACCCGCGAAGGAATTTTTGAAGCCGCGAACACATTGCTGAAAGATGCCGGTGCTTACAAGACTATGTCGACAGTTGTGAACCCGTTCGGGGACGGCAAAGCATCTGAGCGTATTGTTGAAGCCATCGAGAAGTATCTGGAATAG
- the hisS gene encoding histidine--tRNA ligase: protein MTNPEKQNISMQPPRGTRDVLPAESEQWQKLEELARTTLKSAGYKEIRLPIFEQTELFCRTAGEGSDVVNKEMYTFVDKADRPLTLRPEGTAQAARAFLNSAMDRLRPPTKLFYMGQYFRNEAVQTGRYRQFNQLGLEAFGSASPLLDAETIAIACDFLRKAGVAEFEVQINSLGCSACRPAYREALKEKLRDRLSSLCEDCNNRYERNPLRMLDCKVQADQEQFIDVRGPLGYLCADCDSQWDALTLALLQLKVPFAVNRRLVRGLDYYTRTVFEIVSQDSRLGAQSTIAAGGRYDNLIESLGGPPTPAVGWAVGLERLLLLLKEPPTTNVDVFVVSTDVAVALQVATSLRQAGISADLEFPAAGTKSRSFTKQLQEANKLGCRWAVIIGENELANNEVALKDMRIKGLQISVPISDLPKKLNQLT, encoded by the coding sequence ATGACTAACCCAGAAAAACAGAATATTTCCATGCAGCCGCCACGTGGAACTCGCGACGTGCTGCCTGCTGAAAGTGAACAATGGCAAAAGTTGGAAGAGCTTGCGCGCACGACACTGAAGTCTGCCGGCTACAAGGAAATTCGCTTGCCGATTTTTGAACAGACAGAACTCTTTTGCCGCACGGCAGGTGAAGGCTCCGACGTGGTCAACAAGGAAATGTATACCTTCGTCGACAAAGCAGACCGCCCGCTTACCTTGCGTCCGGAAGGGACTGCACAAGCCGCGCGCGCGTTTTTGAACTCAGCAATGGACAGGCTGCGTCCTCCGACAAAGCTGTTCTACATGGGTCAATACTTCCGCAACGAAGCTGTACAAACCGGCCGCTACAGGCAATTCAATCAACTCGGATTGGAAGCTTTCGGTAGTGCCAGTCCATTGCTTGACGCAGAAACAATTGCCATCGCCTGCGACTTCCTCAGGAAGGCAGGCGTGGCTGAATTCGAAGTGCAGATCAACTCTCTTGGTTGTTCGGCATGTCGCCCAGCCTATCGTGAAGCGCTGAAAGAAAAGTTGCGTGATCGTCTGTCAAGTCTTTGCGAAGACTGCAATAACAGATACGAACGCAATCCGTTGCGCATGCTCGATTGCAAGGTCCAAGCCGATCAAGAGCAATTCATTGATGTACGGGGTCCGCTCGGCTATCTGTGTGCTGATTGCGACAGCCAATGGGATGCGTTGACACTTGCTCTGCTTCAACTGAAAGTCCCGTTTGCAGTCAACAGACGCCTAGTACGCGGTCTGGACTATTACACGCGGACGGTTTTCGAAATCGTTTCGCAAGACAGCCGCCTCGGTGCTCAGTCCACAATCGCAGCCGGTGGTCGCTATGACAATCTCATCGAAAGTCTTGGCGGACCACCAACACCTGCAGTCGGCTGGGCTGTTGGGCTGGAAAGGTTGCTTCTGCTACTTAAGGAGCCGCCTACGACAAACGTCGATGTCTTTGTTGTTAGCACGGACGTCGCCGTAGCGTTGCAGGTTGCAACATCGTTGCGTCAAGCAGGAATCTCTGCTGACCTCGAGTTTCCAGCTGCAGGAACCAAGAGCCGCTCCTTCACCAAGCAATTGCAGGAGGCTAACAAGCTTGGCTGCAGATGGGCGGTGATCATAGGCGAAAACGAATTGGCAAACAACGAGGTTGCGCTGAAGGACATGCGAATCAAAGGTTTGCAGATCTCAGTGCCGATCTCAGATTTGCCAAAGAAACTCAATCAACTGACATAA
- a CDS encoding BrnA antitoxin family protein, producing MKGKAISKEKLKKLSRFSTRAYDQTPRRRLPDVNWDLVKDMTDDDIDYSDIPATDEEFWADAELIVPENKVALGVRFDRDVVDWFKKQGPGYQTRMNAVLRLYMQRKKKRR from the coding sequence ATGAAAGGAAAGGCTATTTCAAAAGAAAAACTCAAAAAGCTCAGTCGCTTTAGCACCAGAGCTTATGACCAGACACCCAGGCGTCGTCTACCGGACGTCAACTGGGACCTTGTTAAAGACATGACGGATGATGATATCGACTATTCGGATATTCCAGCAACTGACGAAGAATTTTGGGCGGATGCGGAATTGATTGTGCCAGAGAACAAAGTTGCATTAGGCGTACGCTTTGATCGTGACGTCGTGGATTGGTTCAAAAAGCAAGGACCAGGCTACCAAACCCGCATGAATGCAGTGTTGCGCCTCTACATGCAACGCAAGAAAAAGAGGCGATAA
- a CDS encoding BrnT family toxin: protein MNTGTVDMSIHVVYTKVGRLEWDPSKAEKNFHTHGYEFSICEQLFLGEFTDQVDDKRDYGEQRHIATGSVASTVLVAVYTLRNEGKRIISVRRANRNERKGYFKRKTQKAQSL, encoded by the coding sequence GTGAACACGGGGACAGTTGACATGTCTATACATGTTGTCTACACTAAAGTTGGGCGACTCGAATGGGATCCCTCCAAAGCAGAGAAAAACTTCCACACGCACGGCTATGAGTTCAGTATCTGCGAACAGTTGTTTCTGGGAGAATTCACAGATCAAGTTGATGACAAAAGAGATTATGGCGAACAACGCCATATAGCCACAGGATCAGTTGCTTCCACGGTATTAGTAGCCGTATACACGCTGCGCAACGAGGGCAAAAGAATTATTTCCGTAAGGAGAGCCAACAGAAATGAAAGGAAAGGCTATTTCAAAAGAAAAACTCAAAAAGCTCAGTCGCTTTAG
- a CDS encoding DnaJ domain-containing protein — MTDKEAAHKDYYYTLGVGPDATSEDIHDAYERLYHKFGPHVTLSGQDPEMMLKTFKEITEAYEILINPEKRKQFDSTGSIHSSRSDLRKLWAQSAGPKPSSGGSKGELKIARDTTVTIPITLKEALKGTRKEVTLKDSVVCEDCSGLKPLVRMQCPNCHGIGFTRADRKEEIDLPPGMYHGVEVRIPESGTLDTQSGKHGDLVIKIELIPHPQFKIVDNNLTCTIPVTLFEAMLGADIEVPTGTGKVVMKIQPLSQNGRVYRLRGLGLAGADQLVTIEIRIPEKLTAEEKSLVQRLANSSKMANPRKDIL; from the coding sequence ATGACTGATAAAGAAGCTGCACATAAGGACTACTACTACACCCTTGGCGTCGGCCCTGATGCGACGTCCGAGGATATTCATGACGCCTATGAGCGGCTCTATCATAAATTCGGGCCCCATGTGACTTTGTCGGGTCAGGACCCGGAAATGATGCTTAAGACGTTTAAGGAAATTACCGAAGCCTACGAGATACTTATCAACCCCGAAAAGCGCAAACAGTTCGACAGTACGGGTTCCATCCATTCGTCGCGCTCGGATTTGCGGAAATTATGGGCACAATCCGCAGGACCCAAACCGAGCAGTGGTGGGTCTAAAGGCGAGTTGAAAATTGCCCGGGACACCACAGTCACTATTCCGATTACCTTGAAAGAAGCACTCAAGGGCACTCGCAAAGAGGTAACTCTTAAAGACTCGGTTGTTTGTGAAGATTGCAGCGGGTTGAAGCCGTTAGTCAGAATGCAATGCCCCAACTGCCACGGTATTGGATTTACCAGAGCCGATCGCAAAGAAGAAATCGACTTGCCTCCCGGCATGTATCACGGAGTCGAGGTTCGAATTCCGGAAAGTGGCACACTGGATACTCAAAGCGGAAAACATGGCGATCTGGTCATCAAAATTGAACTCATTCCCCACCCGCAATTCAAAATTGTCGACAACAACCTAACCTGTACAATTCCGGTCACGCTGTTTGAAGCAATGTTGGGCGCAGATATTGAAGTGCCAACCGGAACAGGCAAGGTTGTCATGAAGATACAACCCTTATCGCAAAACGGAAGAGTTTATCGATTGCGTGGACTTGGTTTGGCAGGAGCCGATCAGTTAGTGACGATTGAAATTCGCATTCCGGAAAAGCTAACCGCCGAAGAAAAATCACTTGTTCAAAGACTGGCGAATTCGTCAAAGATGGCGAACCCGCGCAAAGATATTTTGTAA
- a CDS encoding N-acetylmuramoyl-L-alanine amidase, producing MKNKLQLAAILMALFASYVLSQSSQAAADTSPKNKPVPLDQLPPCTNPNVCGAGKDKRPELTLKSVFVDEAEWKFSNAKSVLLDAGHGGSDSGAQRGGVLEKDLTLQFVLMYRKVLEEKGAIVILPRATDLFLGLDERVGTIQRHRPDVAVSVHINSSEGETTSSGIETYYTTAESKPLAEFIHKAVLKSTGAKDRGIHQNNFYIPKNSPVPTILLEHGFINNTDERKLLSSPEYQRKFADGMELGLEDYFKSLEKKTAPAILAPTPTPNRQGLIDGQESTQEKSSGPSYAPFFKVQPDSEWPGCQGF from the coding sequence ATGAAAAACAAACTACAACTAGCCGCCATCTTGATGGCATTGTTCGCATCGTATGTTCTGTCTCAGTCATCACAAGCTGCCGCAGACACCTCACCTAAAAACAAACCCGTACCACTGGACCAGCTGCCGCCCTGCACAAATCCCAATGTGTGTGGTGCCGGTAAGGACAAGCGCCCCGAGCTCACGCTGAAAAGTGTTTTCGTCGATGAGGCGGAATGGAAATTCTCGAATGCGAAATCCGTTCTCCTTGACGCAGGACACGGCGGCAGCGATTCGGGCGCCCAGCGCGGTGGGGTTTTGGAAAAGGATCTCACGTTGCAATTCGTACTCATGTACCGCAAGGTGCTTGAGGAAAAAGGTGCAATTGTTATTCTGCCGCGAGCTACGGATCTTTTTCTGGGACTCGATGAACGTGTAGGCACCATTCAGCGTCACCGACCTGATGTTGCTGTCAGCGTTCATATCAATTCGTCTGAAGGCGAAACAACGAGTTCCGGAATAGAGACGTATTACACGACTGCAGAGTCCAAACCACTTGCTGAATTCATTCACAAGGCGGTTTTGAAATCGACCGGTGCTAAGGATAGAGGCATTCACCAGAATAACTTCTACATCCCGAAAAATTCACCTGTACCGACGATTCTTTTGGAGCACGGTTTCATCAACAACACCGACGAAAGAAAGCTTTTGTCATCTCCGGAATATCAGCGCAAATTCGCTGACGGTATGGAGCTGGGGCTCGAAGATTACTTCAAGTCTTTGGAGAAGAAAACCGCTCCCGCGATACTTGCGCCAACACCTACCCCGAATCGCCAGGGGCTGATTGATGGGCAGGAGTCAACACAAGAAAAAAGCTCTGGCCCGTCCTATGCACCGTTTTTCAAAGTGCAACCGGATAGCGAATGGCCGGGATGCCAGGGCTTTTAA